Proteins co-encoded in one Waddlia chondrophila WSU 86-1044 genomic window:
- the pyk gene encoding pyruvate kinase, which produces MACRTKIICTIGPAVNTYDKICALIKAGMNVARLNFSHGSYEEHFSVIEMLKRARKELQVPLAILLDTSGPEVRVGKIQDGEIKVNKGERLRLLDKEVLGGNGVISVNPPGILKGLSVGAQVLFDDGYISSRVKEVAEEWVELEIENYGVLKGGKGVNIPNVSLNLPSVTEKDVKDIEFGCRNGIDWIAVSFVRTPENIITVKNLLESNRCSHVLVIAKIENHEGIEHFDSILQISDGVMIARGDLGVEIPLSHVPRLQKEMIRKCYLAGKPSVTATQMLESMINNPRPTRAEVSDVANAIYDSTSAVMLSGETAIGKYPIEAVEMMRDIISEAETDFDYRSLFELHSSISYNDVPSSVTLATVKTAYSSGAKAIFAFTSGGGTARLLSRLRPELPIVAMTPKENFYHQLSLNWGVIPFLGKESKTFEEGFEQVSQFALKNHILSYGDLAIATAGSTFGIKGTTNMMIVEHIGDVLVRGHLGEGEKVYGNVKFLRSPSEGLQPYHVRGALIVITKCDESYLPYIQESAGVILQNHIDDEASEMFAIEQAGLFHKPTIVRADAAAYILKEGQLVTLDPGKALIYKGVVI; this is translated from the coding sequence ATGGCTTGTAGAACAAAAATTATCTGCACAATAGGTCCTGCTGTCAATACGTATGATAAAATTTGCGCATTGATCAAAGCGGGAATGAATGTCGCTAGGCTAAATTTTAGCCACGGGTCTTATGAAGAGCATTTTTCCGTCATTGAAATGCTGAAGCGCGCCAGAAAGGAATTGCAGGTGCCTCTTGCGATTTTATTGGATACAAGCGGGCCGGAAGTGCGTGTCGGTAAAATTCAAGATGGCGAGATAAAAGTTAACAAAGGGGAACGGTTAAGGCTTCTCGACAAAGAAGTACTCGGCGGTAATGGAGTGATCTCGGTGAACCCCCCAGGAATCCTCAAAGGCCTTTCCGTTGGTGCTCAAGTTTTATTTGATGATGGATATATTTCATCTCGTGTCAAGGAAGTTGCTGAGGAATGGGTTGAGTTAGAAATTGAGAATTATGGAGTTTTGAAGGGGGGAAAGGGGGTCAATATCCCCAATGTGAGTTTGAATCTGCCTTCGGTCACTGAGAAAGATGTCAAAGATATTGAATTCGGGTGTAGAAATGGCATTGATTGGATAGCGGTTTCATTCGTCAGAACTCCAGAAAATATCATCACAGTGAAGAATTTGCTTGAATCGAACCGCTGTTCGCATGTCTTGGTGATTGCAAAAATTGAAAATCATGAAGGGATTGAGCATTTCGATTCAATCCTGCAAATTTCAGATGGCGTGATGATTGCTCGCGGGGATTTGGGTGTTGAAATTCCTCTTAGCCATGTTCCCCGTTTGCAAAAAGAGATGATTCGCAAATGCTATCTTGCAGGCAAACCTTCAGTGACAGCCACTCAAATGTTGGAATCTATGATCAATAACCCTCGCCCTACACGGGCAGAAGTTTCTGATGTGGCGAATGCGATTTATGACAGTACGTCTGCTGTGATGTTGTCAGGGGAGACGGCTATTGGAAAGTATCCGATTGAAGCAGTTGAAATGATGAGAGACATTATTTCCGAAGCAGAGACGGATTTTGATTACCGTTCTCTTTTTGAGCTGCACTCTTCGATCAGCTATAATGATGTCCCTTCATCAGTTACCTTGGCTACGGTCAAAACCGCCTACAGTTCAGGAGCGAAGGCGATTTTCGCTTTCACAAGCGGCGGGGGAACAGCGCGTCTGCTTTCTCGTTTGCGTCCAGAACTTCCTATCGTTGCGATGACCCCTAAGGAAAATTTTTATCATCAGCTTTCGTTGAATTGGGGAGTGATTCCCTTTTTGGGCAAGGAGTCGAAGACCTTTGAAGAGGGATTCGAGCAAGTGAGCCAATTTGCACTAAAGAACCATATTCTCTCTTATGGAGATCTTGCCATTGCGACAGCCGGATCCACATTCGGCATCAAAGGAACAACAAATATGATGATTGTAGAGCACATCGGAGACGTGCTTGTGCGCGGCCATCTCGGAGAGGGTGAGAAGGTTTATGGAAATGTTAAATTTTTACGCTCTCCTTCTGAAGGGTTGCAGCCGTATCATGTTAGAGGGGCTTTGATCGTTATCACCAAATGCGATGAGAGCTATCTTCCTTATATTCAAGAATCTGCGGGTGTTATTTTGCAGAATCACATCGATGACGAGGCTTCAGAGATGTTTGCCATCGAGCAAGCAGGCCTTTTTCACAAGCCGACAATTGTCAGGGCAGATGCTGCGGCTTATATTTTGAAAGAAGGACAGCTTGTGACTCTGGATCCCGGCAAAGCTTTGATTTACAAAGGTGTAGTGATTTAA
- a CDS encoding heavy-metal-associated domain-containing protein, whose protein sequence is MYFKKLIFLSFSVLAFYSPQLQGEVLEVFISWNSYLCDDRCAELIKKRFESLKQVESIDVNAKAGSAKIKWNPKSTFTYQAIKTQLQLVGVGLSELRVRVRGRGVPQGEGAALISLGDNTRFNLISPIQVAPGEYAALPDGSQLSLAEGLKEKILSSAREKKVIVIEGPIYQGHRSPPLYLIVSRLQIEKK, encoded by the coding sequence GTGTATTTCAAAAAACTCATTTTTCTAAGTTTCAGCGTATTGGCATTTTATTCGCCGCAACTTCAAGGCGAAGTTCTTGAAGTCTTCATCTCTTGGAACAGCTACCTTTGCGATGATCGATGCGCTGAGCTGATAAAAAAACGGTTTGAAAGCTTGAAGCAGGTTGAATCCATAGATGTGAATGCTAAAGCGGGAAGTGCAAAGATCAAATGGAATCCAAAATCAACATTTACTTATCAGGCAATCAAAACGCAGCTGCAACTCGTTGGCGTTGGACTCAGTGAATTACGCGTACGTGTAAGGGGCCGCGGTGTTCCTCAAGGAGAAGGAGCTGCGCTCATATCATTGGGAGATAATACAAGATTCAACCTCATCAGCCCAATCCAAGTTGCGCCAGGAGAATATGCGGCGCTTCCCGACGGTTCGCAGCTGTCATTGGCAGAAGGGCTGAAAGAGAAAATTTTGTCGTCTGCGCGGGAAAAAAAAGTGATCGTTATCGAAGGCCCTATCTACCAAGGCCACCGATCACCGCCGTTGTATCTTATCGTTTCCCGTCTGCAAATTGAAAAAAAGTAA
- a CDS encoding glycosyltransferase, which yields MNMDWNQVEQDKFNYQDYQYPEVSVVIPCFNHCAKIALTLDSILGQNYFKYEVLVIDAGSTDRTLEVVKSYRDERIRIYSVSGYKRYEMLNKGISQASGSYVNCLFPGDFYIYPDALLFIMETALDRNLPDLVYCGTLLRDGRSDPKILYREMTLNLLKRGQQPTSLQSCWFKTETIRSLGKFNTNYKLRGGYELICRFMAHPGLRAVSTKRVLTDYDLRHVTRAMVFSHFIETLKIVRQYFGLKAMIRWLFIQKDFKRLLKIWWRQVKMAFIGAHQ from the coding sequence ATGAATATGGACTGGAATCAAGTAGAGCAAGACAAGTTCAATTATCAGGATTATCAATATCCTGAAGTGTCTGTGGTGATCCCTTGCTTTAATCACTGTGCTAAGATCGCTTTGACCCTTGACAGCATTTTAGGGCAGAATTACTTCAAATACGAAGTGTTGGTCATCGATGCCGGTTCGACAGACCGTACTCTTGAGGTTGTTAAGAGCTATCGAGATGAACGGATCCGCATCTACTCTGTTTCCGGCTATAAAAGATACGAAATGCTGAACAAAGGGATTTCGCAAGCATCTGGAAGTTATGTCAACTGTTTATTCCCAGGCGATTTTTATATTTATCCTGATGCGCTGCTATTTATTATGGAAACTGCGCTTGATCGCAATTTGCCGGATCTTGTGTATTGCGGAACTTTGCTTAGAGATGGGCGCTCCGATCCAAAAATTTTATATCGTGAAATGACTTTGAACCTTCTGAAAAGGGGGCAGCAGCCCACAAGCTTGCAATCTTGTTGGTTCAAAACGGAAACAATCCGTAGCCTTGGAAAATTCAACACGAATTACAAGCTTAGGGGAGGATATGAGTTGATATGCAGGTTTATGGCTCATCCCGGCCTTCGTGCTGTTTCGACAAAGAGGGTGTTAACCGATTACGATTTAAGGCATGTAACGCGTGCGATGGTGTTTAGCCATTTTATCGAAACTTTAAAGATTGTTCGGCAATATTTCGGCCTGAAAGCGATGATCCGTTGGCTTTTTATTCAAAAGGATTTTAAGCGGCTGCTTAAAATTTGGTGGCGCCAGGTTAAAATGGCTTTTATTGGAGCCCATCAATAA
- a CDS encoding glycine--tRNA ligase, with translation MITFQEIIRRLSAYWEEKGCIIHQGYDLEMGAGTMNPATFLRCLGPEPYRAAYVEPCRRPTDGRYGENPNRVQHYFQYQVILKPSPSDMQQQYLDSLKAIGVDLSQHDIRFVHDDWENPTIGAWGLGWEVWMDGMEITQYTYFQSVGGLSLKPVTGELTYGLERIAMYLQNVDNMFDLKWNEHLTYGDIYHRNEVEFSRYNFEEATTEMWLTNFNFYEKEAKKLIGKKLPLPAYDFVIKASHAFNILDARGAISVTERTQYIGRIRDLAKMIAESYVENRKLQEFPLLEKFPSIKREMGSLPPMNEALLKMPEGTKDHFLLEIGSEELPAAFVPIGLRNLESAIIELLNKENLSYEKLNVYGTPRRLSVVVENLQLTISEAVEERRGPPLDRAFNEDGTLKPAGAGFLKSIGKELLDRTAIENDEEIEIREVKGSAYLFAKVKTPGKSAARILADSLPSIILNLEFPKKMKWGDLEISYARPLQWIVAMIGTEVVPFIVGDLISGNASRGHRQLDPDPFEILNPQSYLETLREHRILADPAERKQEIIKQLNTLENQLGLHVIERDAVIPQVLNLVEWPMVAKGNFDENFLKIPQEVLISEMVEHQKYFPVADENGKLKPQFVITCNTLPTENMIRGNQKVLSARLSDGVFLYEKDLGVPFESFNEKLKAVTYLSGLGSIYEKVLRLEGHVEVLQEHLQISSLKNVHRAARLCKCDLVSDMVFEFPELQGTIGRYYALAHGEKPEVAQAIEEHWMPKGENAPLPTSETGSVLCLAEKIDNLLSCFSAGLKPTSSKDPYALRRQVLSIIRLVIAKKFRLPLKNILDKCTRNFDPMHLSSKDQVIKEVMDFFTNRIKSIFQEYGFTKDEVEASIACGFDDIYDTFCRVQALHEFRASSEEFPKLYEVYKRAKGQLANHSAVAFDKGLLLKDAEKELDKTLDSTKEKFEEALSHQHYAQAYQLIAQMQPSLARLFNEVRILDEDEKIKENRIALLQRVFSLFEQLLDFSKIQD, from the coding sequence ATGATTACATTTCAAGAGATTATCAGACGACTGTCCGCCTACTGGGAAGAAAAAGGCTGCATTATTCATCAAGGATACGATTTGGAAATGGGGGCGGGAACGATGAACCCTGCGACATTTTTAAGATGCCTGGGGCCGGAACCTTATCGCGCCGCTTATGTAGAACCCTGCCGGCGTCCAACTGATGGACGCTACGGAGAAAATCCCAACCGTGTCCAACACTACTTCCAGTACCAGGTGATCTTGAAGCCCTCCCCCTCCGACATGCAGCAGCAGTACCTCGATTCGTTGAAAGCGATCGGGGTCGATCTTTCCCAGCATGATATCCGCTTCGTCCACGATGACTGGGAGAATCCGACGATCGGCGCTTGGGGATTAGGCTGGGAAGTCTGGATGGACGGCATGGAGATCACTCAATACACCTACTTCCAAAGCGTTGGCGGACTTTCTCTAAAACCCGTTACAGGAGAGCTCACCTACGGACTTGAACGGATCGCTATGTACTTGCAAAACGTCGACAACATGTTCGACCTGAAATGGAACGAACACTTAACGTACGGCGATATCTACCACCGCAATGAAGTTGAATTCAGCCGCTATAATTTTGAGGAAGCGACGACAGAAATGTGGTTGACAAACTTCAACTTTTACGAAAAAGAGGCGAAAAAGCTGATCGGGAAAAAATTGCCGCTGCCAGCCTACGACTTTGTCATCAAAGCCTCGCACGCCTTTAACATTCTGGATGCCCGTGGAGCAATTTCTGTCACAGAAAGAACCCAGTATATCGGCAGAATCCGGGACCTGGCTAAAATGATTGCAGAAAGTTATGTCGAAAACAGAAAACTGCAAGAGTTTCCCCTTTTAGAAAAATTCCCTTCGATTAAGCGGGAAATGGGGTCTCTGCCTCCAATGAACGAAGCGCTTCTTAAAATGCCGGAAGGCACAAAAGATCACTTCTTATTGGAAATCGGCTCCGAGGAACTTCCTGCCGCATTTGTACCGATCGGCTTGCGAAACCTAGAATCAGCGATTATAGAACTTCTTAACAAAGAAAATCTTAGCTACGAAAAACTAAATGTCTACGGCACTCCGCGCCGCCTCTCGGTGGTTGTGGAGAACCTGCAATTGACCATCAGCGAAGCGGTCGAAGAGCGGCGCGGACCTCCTCTGGACAGAGCTTTCAACGAAGATGGAACGCTTAAACCTGCTGGTGCTGGTTTCCTCAAATCAATTGGCAAAGAATTGCTTGACCGTACCGCTATTGAAAATGATGAAGAGATTGAGATCCGTGAAGTCAAAGGGAGCGCGTATTTATTTGCCAAAGTGAAAACTCCGGGAAAAAGTGCTGCCCGCATCCTGGCAGACTCTCTTCCATCGATCATTTTAAACCTCGAATTTCCCAAAAAAATGAAATGGGGAGATCTAGAGATCAGCTACGCGCGCCCTCTTCAATGGATTGTTGCCATGATCGGAACCGAAGTTGTGCCTTTCATTGTTGGTGATCTGATCAGCGGAAATGCCTCCAGAGGACATCGGCAGTTGGATCCAGATCCATTTGAGATTCTAAATCCGCAATCGTATTTGGAAACCTTAAGAGAACATCGAATTCTTGCCGATCCTGCTGAAAGGAAGCAAGAAATCATCAAACAGCTTAACACTTTAGAAAATCAGCTTGGCCTTCACGTCATCGAAAGAGATGCTGTGATTCCTCAAGTCCTCAACCTTGTCGAGTGGCCAATGGTTGCCAAAGGAAATTTCGATGAGAATTTTCTCAAAATCCCTCAGGAAGTGCTGATTTCAGAAATGGTCGAACACCAAAAATATTTTCCGGTTGCTGACGAAAATGGAAAACTAAAACCTCAATTTGTGATCACATGCAACACCCTGCCGACGGAAAACATGATCAGGGGCAACCAAAAAGTTCTGTCTGCAAGACTTTCCGATGGAGTCTTCCTTTATGAAAAAGACCTCGGCGTGCCATTCGAATCGTTCAATGAAAAGCTCAAAGCTGTCACTTATCTCTCCGGACTCGGATCCATTTACGAGAAGGTTTTGCGCTTGGAAGGGCATGTGGAAGTGTTGCAAGAACATCTTCAAATTAGCTCTTTAAAGAACGTTCATCGAGCAGCTCGCCTCTGTAAATGCGATCTTGTCTCTGATATGGTCTTTGAATTTCCCGAACTGCAGGGAACAATCGGCCGCTATTATGCGCTGGCTCATGGAGAAAAACCTGAAGTTGCTCAAGCGATCGAAGAACACTGGATGCCCAAAGGAGAAAACGCTCCTCTTCCAACTTCGGAAACAGGATCTGTGTTGTGTTTGGCGGAAAAAATCGACAACCTTCTCAGCTGCTTTTCAGCCGGATTAAAACCGACATCTTCCAAAGACCCTTATGCGCTGAGAAGACAAGTACTCAGCATCATTAGATTAGTCATTGCCAAAAAATTTCGCCTGCCTCTAAAAAACATTTTGGATAAGTGCACGCGCAATTTTGATCCAATGCATCTTTCATCCAAAGATCAAGTGATCAAAGAAGTGATGGATTTTTTCACCAACCGCATCAAATCCATTTTTCAGGAATACGGCTTTACCAAAGATGAAGTGGAAGCAAGCATCGCTTGCGGATTCGACGATATTTACGATACTTTTTGCCGGGTGCAGGCCCTGCATGAGTTCAGAGCAAGCAGCGAAGAATTTCCAAAACTCTATGAAGTCTATAAACGCGCCAAAGGACAGCTCGCTAATCACTCTGCCGTGGCTTTTGATAAAGGCCTTCTTCTTAAAGATGCGGAAAAAGAACTTGATAAAACCTTAGACTCCACCAAAGAGAAATTCGAAGAAGCTCTTAGTCATCAACATTACGCTCAGGCATATCAGTTAATTGCTCAGATGCAGCCGTCCCTGGCCCGTCTGTTTAACGAAGTACGGATTCTTGATGAAGACGAAAAAATAAAAGAAAACCGGATCGCTTTGCTGCAAAGAGTTTTTTCTCTTTTTGAGCAATTATTGGACTTTAGCAAAATTCAAGACTAG
- a CDS encoding MFS transporter, translating to MLRDRKNLLSWALYDWANSAFSAIIQTFIFAVYFTQQLTSDPAIGSALWGGINGTAALIIAILGPILGAVADHGGKRKAWLGLFTLLCIVCTGTLSFAKPPIGNLFSLLTVLTTAIAASELAFVFYNAMLPNLAPHSHIGRWSGWGWGLGYAGGMLSLLISLLIIQFGYPVQLTFFFCAAWYLIFSIPLFLFTPPTSGLGKPLLKAVFYGMKQLIETLRQMKQYKEIVKFLIARMFYMDGLTTLFAFGGVYAATTFNMPQSEILLFGIMTNISAGIGAVGFAWIDDRIGPRKLILISLAGITLPTLWILLIPYKLLFWILALFAGLFVGPLQASSRSLMAHLAPKHLYNEMFGFFALSGKATSFLGPWIVSWLILEYGSMRIGLAVVVAFYTIGGILMLFIED from the coding sequence ATGTTAAGAGATCGCAAAAATCTTCTTTCCTGGGCGTTGTATGACTGGGCGAATAGTGCATTTTCCGCTATCATCCAGACATTCATTTTCGCCGTGTATTTTACTCAACAACTCACTTCAGATCCGGCAATCGGCAGCGCTTTATGGGGCGGCATTAACGGCACAGCAGCACTTATCATCGCAATCCTTGGCCCAATTTTAGGCGCAGTGGCCGATCATGGTGGAAAAAGAAAAGCATGGCTAGGCCTTTTTACCCTTCTCTGCATTGTTTGCACAGGAACTTTATCTTTTGCAAAACCTCCCATCGGCAACCTTTTTTCTCTTTTGACTGTATTAACCACGGCAATTGCCGCTTCTGAGCTTGCATTCGTCTTCTACAACGCCATGCTGCCCAACCTTGCTCCCCATTCGCACATTGGGCGCTGGTCGGGCTGGGGCTGGGGTCTAGGTTATGCCGGAGGGATGCTCTCTCTTCTGATCTCCCTTTTAATCATACAATTCGGTTATCCCGTTCAACTCACGTTTTTCTTCTGCGCTGCATGGTATCTAATCTTTTCCATTCCCTTATTCCTTTTTACTCCTCCTACATCAGGCCTTGGAAAACCGCTTTTGAAAGCGGTTTTTTACGGCATGAAGCAGCTAATAGAAACTTTGCGTCAAATGAAACAATACAAAGAGATCGTGAAATTCCTGATCGCACGCATGTTTTATATGGACGGATTGACCACTTTATTTGCTTTCGGAGGCGTGTACGCTGCCACAACTTTCAATATGCCGCAATCGGAAATTCTTTTATTCGGTATCATGACCAATATCAGCGCCGGTATTGGAGCTGTTGGCTTTGCCTGGATCGACGACCGGATCGGCCCGCGCAAACTCATTCTGATTAGCCTTGCCGGCATAACACTTCCGACATTGTGGATTCTTCTCATTCCTTATAAGCTCCTTTTTTGGATCCTCGCTTTATTCGCTGGATTGTTTGTCGGGCCCCTGCAAGCGAGCAGCCGCTCTTTAATGGCACATTTAGCCCCTAAGCACCTATACAATGAAATGTTCGGATTTTTTGCACTTTCAGGAAAAGCAACCAGTTTTTTAGGTCCGTGGATCGTCAGCTGGTTAATTCTGGAGTATGGCAGCATGCGCATTGGACTTGCCGTTGTTGTTGCCTTTTACACAATCGGCGGCATTCTTATGCTATTCATTGAGGATTAA